In Drosophila simulans strain w501 chromosome X, Prin_Dsim_3.1, whole genome shotgun sequence, one DNA window encodes the following:
- the LOC27208323 gene encoding retinol dehydrogenase 12 produces MSEAATPPGSVPGTVFPPGFDPVAESVEKTLCFRGFWAWAVLILLIALGISLFMWLLRKCIQGPAYRKANRIDGKVVIVTGCNTGIGKETVLELAKRGARVYMACRDPGRCEAARLDIMDRSRNQQLFNRTLDLGSLQSVRNFVERFKAEESRLDILINNAGIMACPRTLTADGYEQQFGVNHLGHFLLTNLLLDRLKHSSPSRIVVVSSAAHLFGRINREDLMSEKNYGKFFGAYSQSKLANILFTLKLSNILKGTGVTVNCCHPGVVRTELNRHFAGPGWMKSVLQTGSLYFFKTPKAGAQTSLRLALDPQLESSTGGYYSDCMRWPLVPWARNMQTADWLWRESEKLVGLPPLEPPPPGQSPTQNGNGTQNGNGSSSASATANPASREMQSVETVVVNRS; encoded by the coding sequence ATGTCGgaggctgccacgcccccaggaTCAGTGCCAGGAACAGTATTCCCACCTGGTTTCGATCCCGTCGCCGAATCGGTGGAGAAGACTCTCTGCTTCCGGGGTTTCTGGGCCTGGGCCGTGCTGATACTGTTGATTGCCCTGGGCATATCGCTCTTCATGTGGCTGCTGCGCAAGTGCATCCAGGGACCGGCCTACCGGAAGGCCAATCGCATCGATGGCAAGGTGGTCATCGTCACCGGCTGCAACACGGGCATTGGCAAGGAGACGGTCCTCGAGTTGGCCAAGCGGGGTGCCCGCGTCTACATGGCCTGTCGGGATCCTGGACGCTGCGAGGCCGCACGCCTGGATATCATGGATCGCAGTCGCAACCAGCAGCTCTTCAATCGCACCCTCGATCTGGGCTCCCTGCAGTCGGTGAGGAATTTCGTGGAGCGCTTCAAGGCGGAGGAATCCCGGCTGGATATACTGATCAATAATGCCGGCATTATGGCCTGTCCCAGGACCCTCACAGCCGATGGCTACGAGCAGCAGTTCGGTGTCAATCATCTGGGACACTTTCTGCTCACGAATCTGCTGCTGGATCGCCTGAAGCACAGCTCGCCCAGTCGCATTGTGGTGGTCAGTTCGGCGGCACATCTCTTCGGGCGAATCAACCGCGAGGATCTGATGAGCGAGAAGAACTACGGCAAGTTCTTTGGGGCGTACAGTCAGTCGAAGCTGGCCAACATCCTGTTCACCCTCAAGCTAAGCAACATCCTCAAAGGCACCGGCGTAACGGTGAACTGTTGTCATCCGGGCGTGGTGCGCACCGAGCTCAATCGCCACTTTGCCGGTCCCGGCTGGATGAAGAGCGTCCTGCAGACGGGCTCGCTGTACTTCTTCAAGACACCCAAGGCTGGTGCCCAGACCTCGCTGAGATTGGCGCTGGATCCGCAGTTGGAGAGCTCCACTGGTGGCTACTACTCGGACTGCATGCGCTGGCCATTGGTTCCGTGGGCCCGGAATATGCAGACCGCCGACTGGTTGTGGCGGGAGAGCGAGAAGCTAGTGGGTCTGCCCCCACTGGAGCCACCTCCACCTGGCCAGAGCCCCACCCAGAATGGCAATGGCACTCAAAACGGCAATGGTAGttccagtgccagtgccactGCCAATCCCGCTTCACGGGAAATGCAATCCGTGGAAACGGTCGTGGTCAATCGTTCGTAG
- the LOC6739992 gene encoding LOW QUALITY PROTEIN: serum response factor homolog A (The sequence of the model RefSeq protein was modified relative to this genomic sequence to represent the inferred CDS: substituted 1 base at 1 genomic stop codon), whose translation MAFMMPVMKNNYDIYKDTRSRKTSECSNASSNGTTALATALGTPAQGQQQQRRRKVSECKSESFATSPSHGQLGVSSAHQRMQMQRCHSSRAFPRNASRSSHGSLQQMVSPTRSSPPSRSHTASALERQAAAQAAAINQKQQQSAAAAAAVESSNDYTKFHLRLVDKLRKSFRKDSGKRSXEQRNHSNNNQNYDNNNASSSSMALLSIAHNNNNDNNGAGWKVSDGADAISRGRSPGRDVEECSAATALEACARSAEAPTHRERERGMVSRLGIRFRRYCRFLAHSPHGGAAPPEDETEAEASSLEQLTGSRSSSRSRRRRSSSIGSAGSRLKMRLRRCTSSPG comes from the coding sequence ATGGCGTTCATGATGCCCGTGATGAAGAACAATTACGATATTTACAAGGACACGCGTTCCCGCAAAACGTCCGAATGTTCGAATGCGAGTAGTAACGGTACAACGGCTTTGGCCACCGCTCTTGGAACGCCCGCCCagggacaacaacaacagcgacgcCGCAAGGTGTCCGAATGCAAGTCGGAGAGCTTCGCCACCTCACCATCGCACGGTCAACTGGGCGTGTCCTCCGCCCACCAAAGGATGCAAATGCAGCGCTGCCACAGTTCGCGCGCTTTTCCGCGCAACGCATCGCGCAGTTCGCACGGTTCGCTGCAGCAAATGGTGTCGCCCACGCGCAGTAGTCCGCCCAGCCGCTCGCACACCGCATCCGCACTGGAAAGGCAGGCGGCCGCCCAGGCAGCCGCTATTaatcaaaagcaacaacagtcggccgctgcagctgctgctgtggaaTCTTCCAATGATTATACCAAGTTTCATTTGCGCTTGGTCGACAAGCTGCGCAAGTCGTTTCGCAAGGATAGCGGTAAGCGGTCATGAGAGCAGCGCAatcacagcaacaacaaccaaaactacgacaacaacaatgccagcagcagcagcatggcgCTCCTTTCCATtgcccacaacaacaacaacgacaacaacggAGCCGGGTGGAAAGTTAGTGACGGTGCCGATGCCATTTCCAGAGGAAGATCGCCTGGAAGAGATGTGGAGGAGTGCAGTGCTGCAACGGCACTGGAAGCGTGCGCGAGATCAGCCGAAGCGCCAACACACAGAGAACGAGAGAGAGGCATGGTCAGTCGCTTGGGGATACGCTTCCGGCGTTACTGCAGATTCCTGGCCCACTCCCCCCATGGAGGCGCTGCGCCGCCAGAGGACGAGACAGAGGCGGAGGCTAGCTCCTTGGAGCAGCTGaccggcagcaggagcagcagtcgcagtcgacgacggcgcagcagcagcattgggAGCGCCGGCAGCCGGCTGAAGATGCGACTGCGGCGCTGCACTTCGTCGCCAGGATAA